In Geminocystis sp. NIES-3709, a single genomic region encodes these proteins:
- a CDS encoding bifunctional 2-polyprenyl-6-hydroxyphenol methylase/3-demethylubiquinol 3-O-methyltransferase UbiG, producing the protein MSEVRKAVQKLYNTYPFPPDPLLDEPPPGYNWRWHYQSAYSFCTGIKPSQEKIRILDAGCGTGSGTEYLVLHNPYADITAIDISENALATAQKRLEKSGVLNNFQGTITFKQLPLESVDNLEGTFDLINCVGVLHHLPEPETGIKALAKKLALGGIMHIFVYGELGRWEIQLMQKAIALLQGDKRGDYVDGVKVGREIFATLPENNRLVTKEKQRWQWENQRDECFADMYVHPQEVDYNIDTLFEFINSSGLEFVGFSNPDTWQLERLIGKNPDLISRAKNLTPQQRYRLIEVLDPDNITHYEFFLTKPPLIRHNWEDNDLLNQGKPELNPCIFGWESKSLLDYQFQPITIDDEEFAFMQYCAKNPIQSLTVKDILTQVNFSLDQVRSLIKKQLIMISI; encoded by the coding sequence ATGTCCGAAGTTAGAAAAGCCGTTCAAAAACTTTATAACACATATCCTTTTCCTCCAGATCCTTTATTAGATGAACCACCTCCGGGATATAATTGGCGTTGGCACTATCAATCAGCTTATAGCTTTTGTACTGGAATAAAACCCTCACAAGAAAAAATCCGTATTTTGGATGCTGGTTGTGGTACAGGATCTGGTACTGAATATTTAGTACTTCATAATCCTTACGCTGATATAACTGCCATCGATATAAGTGAAAATGCTTTAGCTACTGCACAAAAACGACTAGAAAAATCAGGGGTATTAAATAATTTTCAAGGTACAATCACCTTTAAACAACTTCCCCTTGAATCCGTTGATAATTTAGAGGGTACTTTTGATTTAATTAATTGTGTTGGTGTATTACATCATTTACCAGAACCAGAAACAGGTATTAAAGCCTTAGCTAAGAAGTTAGCATTAGGTGGAATTATGCACATTTTCGTCTATGGGGAGTTGGGTAGATGGGAAATTCAATTAATGCAAAAAGCAATTGCACTTCTACAAGGTGACAAACGAGGAGATTATGTAGATGGGGTAAAAGTTGGTAGGGAAATTTTTGCCACACTACCGGAAAACAATCGTTTAGTAACAAAAGAAAAACAACGTTGGCAATGGGAAAATCAAAGAGATGAATGTTTTGCAGATATGTACGTCCATCCCCAAGAAGTTGACTATAATATTGATACTTTATTCGAATTTATCAATAGTTCTGGTTTAGAATTTGTTGGTTTTTCCAATCCTGATACATGGCAATTAGAAAGATTAATCGGCAAAAATCCAGACTTAATCAGTCGAGCAAAAAATTTAACACCTCAACAACGTTATCGTTTAATTGAAGTACTTGATCCCGATAATATCACCCATTATGAGTTTTTCTTAACAAAACCTCCTTTAATTAGACATAATTGGGAAGATAATGATTTACTAAATCAAGGAAAACCTGAACTTAATCCCTGTATTTTTGGATGGGAAAGCAAAAGTTTATTAGATTATCAATTTCAACCGATAACTATTGATGATGAGGAGTTTGCGTTTATGCAATATTGTGCTAAAAATCCGATTCAAAGTTTAACAGTAAAAGATATTCTTACTCAGGTTAATTTTAGTCTCGATCAAGTTCGATCGTTAATCAAAAAACAGTTAATTATGATCAGTATTTAG
- a CDS encoding NAD-dependent succinate-semialdehyde dehydrogenase — MTIATINPFNGETLQIFTPLTSEEINQKLALAVSTFQDYRLTSLEFRGERLLKTAEILEVNREKYAKLMTIEMGKPIKQAVAEINKCAVVCRFYAENAQKFLTPKYIDTDASESFVTYQPLGAILAVMPWNFPFWQVFRFLSPALMAGNVGLLKHASNVPQCALAIESVLLSAGFPEGVFQTLLIESPQVEKVLRDSRVKAVTLTGSELAGKSVASIAGQELKKSVLELGGSDPFIVLDDANIEEATEVAVTARMLNNGQTCIAAKRFILHNSIADEFEKLLVEKYHNLILGDPLEPNTDIGPLATPNILKDITHQVSKTIEMGGKVLIGGQTIENKGNFYPPTILTNIPVNSPGMIEEFFGPVALLFRVNNLQEAIELANSTIFGLGASIWTKNEENIKIAVRDIEVGALFINGLVKSDPRLPFGGTKSSGYGRELSMEGMHEFVNIKTVWQK, encoded by the coding sequence ATGACGATCGCCACTATTAACCCCTTCAATGGAGAAACCCTACAAATTTTTACACCTTTAACCAGTGAAGAAATTAATCAAAAATTGGCTTTAGCCGTCTCCACATTTCAAGACTATCGTCTTACATCTTTAGAATTTCGGGGAGAAAGATTACTCAAAACAGCAGAAATATTGGAAGTAAATAGAGAAAAATATGCCAAGTTAATGACGATAGAAATGGGTAAACCCATTAAACAAGCCGTAGCTGAAATTAATAAATGTGCAGTAGTTTGTCGTTTTTATGCAGAAAATGCCCAAAAATTCCTAACTCCCAAATATATTGACACTGATGCTAGTGAAAGTTTCGTTACTTATCAACCTTTAGGAGCTATTTTAGCCGTAATGCCTTGGAATTTTCCCTTTTGGCAAGTATTTCGTTTCCTTTCTCCCGCTTTGATGGCTGGTAATGTGGGATTGCTTAAACACGCTTCTAATGTGCCTCAATGTGCTTTAGCGATCGAATCTGTGTTATTATCGGCTGGTTTTCCTGAAGGTGTTTTCCAAACTTTATTAATAGAATCCCCTCAAGTTGAAAAGGTGTTAAGGGATAGTCGAGTCAAAGCAGTCACTCTTACCGGTAGCGAATTAGCAGGAAAAAGTGTGGCTTCTATCGCCGGTCAAGAATTAAAGAAATCTGTATTAGAATTAGGTGGTAGTGATCCTTTTATCGTTTTAGATGATGCTAATATCGAGGAGGCCACAGAAGTCGCCGTTACTGCTAGAATGTTGAATAATGGTCAAACTTGCATCGCCGCTAAAAGATTTATTTTACACAACTCGATCGCTGATGAATTTGAAAAATTATTAGTAGAAAAATATCACAATCTCATTCTTGGTGATCCTCTTGAACCTAACACGGATATAGGCCCTTTAGCAACCCCAAACATTCTCAAAGATATTACTCATCAAGTCAGTAAAACGATCGAAATGGGTGGTAAAGTTTTAATTGGTGGACAAACCATAGAAAATAAAGGTAATTTTTATCCCCCCACAATTTTGACGAATATTCCTGTTAATTCCCCTGGCATGATTGAGGAATTTTTTGGGCCTGTAGCGTTATTATTTAGAGTAAATAACCTTCAAGAAGCGATCGAGTTAGCTAATTCAACTATTTTTGGCTTAGGTGCATCAATATGGACAAAAAACGAAGAAAATATTAAAATAGCCGTCAGGGATATAGAAGTGGGAGCATTATTTATCAATGGATTAGTAAAATCCGATCCTCGTTTACCATTTGGTGGCACAAAAAGTTCAGGTTATGGTAGAGAATTAAGTATGGAAGGAATGCACGAATTTGTAAATATTAAGACTGTTTGGCAAAAATAA
- a CDS encoding calcium-binding protein, protein MFVENDRLMVYGTNKADNINASKLKNGFVSYSNSNLTIISGDGNDTLTGGDNNDTLIGGTGNDTFYVDSTGNRILENLTEGTDTVRSTIAYTLGTNVENLVLEGTGNLNGTGNILNNSLTGNNFNNLLNGGTGNDTLNGRGGNDTLTGGIGNDSMIGGTGNDTFYVDSSGDRILENSNEGTDTVRSTIAYTLGTNVENLVLEGTGNLNGTGNTLNNSLTGNNFNNLLNGSTGNDTLNGRGGNDTLTGGIGNDSMIGGTGNDTFYVDSSGDRILENLTEGTDTVRSTINYSLGTNVENLVLEGTTNINGTGNTLNNSITGNNLDNHLTGGSGNDTLNGRGGNDTLTGGLGNDSLIGGTGDDFFRFTTVNEGIDAEGTLRARITDFNLSDDTILIRRNGFSGGLSLGTLPVNQFHIGSSATTSAHRFIYNSSNGAFFFDVDGNGATGAVQFASLNTGLALTNGDIVVI, encoded by the coding sequence TTGTTCGTAGAAAACGATCGTTTAATGGTATATGGAACGAATAAAGCAGACAACATCAATGCCAGTAAGTTAAAAAATGGTTTTGTTAGTTATAGTAATTCCAATCTGACAATTATTAGTGGTGATGGTAACGATACTTTAACGGGGGGAGATAACAACGACACTCTCATTGGTGGTACGGGAAATGACACCTTTTATGTGGATAGTACAGGTAATCGAATCCTTGAAAATCTCACAGAGGGTACAGATACAGTTCGATCGACTATTGCTTACACTTTAGGCACAAATGTCGAAAATTTAGTGTTAGAAGGCACAGGAAATCTCAACGGCACAGGAAACATCCTCAATAATAGTCTCACGGGGAATAACTTTAATAACCTTCTCAATGGTGGTACTGGAAATGATACCCTTAATGGACGTGGTGGGAATGATACTCTCACTGGTGGTATTGGCAACGATTCCATGATTGGTGGAACAGGAAATGATACTTTCTATGTGGACAGTTCAGGCGATCGAATCCTTGAAAATAGTAACGAGGGTACAGATACAGTTCGATCGACTATTGCTTACACTTTAGGCACAAATGTCGAAAATTTAGTGTTAGAAGGCACAGGAAATCTCAACGGCACAGGAAACACCCTCAATAATAGTCTCACGGGGAATAACTTTAATAACCTTCTCAATGGTAGTACTGGAAATGATACCCTTAATGGACGTGGTGGTAATGATACTCTCACTGGTGGTATTGGCAACGATTCCATGATTGGTGGAACAGGAAATGATACTTTCTATGTGGACAGTTCAGGCGATCGAATCCTTGAAAATCTCACAGAGGGTACAGATACAGTTCGATCGACTATTAACTACAGTCTGGGAACAAATGTCGAAAATCTAGTGTTAGAAGGAACAACAAATATCAACGGTACTGGTAACACCCTCAATAATAGTATTACTGGGAATAATCTTGACAACCATCTCACTGGTGGTAGTGGAAATGATACGTTAAATGGACGTGGTGGTAATGACACTCTCACTGGTGGATTAGGAAATGATAGTCTTATCGGTGGTACTGGGGATGACTTTTTCCGTTTTACTACCGTTAATGAGGGAATCGATGCCGAAGGCACGCTGCGCGCCCGTATTACTGACTTTAATCTTAGTGATGATACTATTTTGATTCGTCGTAATGGTTTTAGCGGTGGTTTATCCTTGGGTACTTTACCAGTAAATCAATTCCATATTGGTTCATCGGCTACCACATCTGCTCATCGTTTCATCTATAACTCTAGTAATGGTGCATTCTTTTTTGATGTAGATGGAAATGGTGCAACAGGGGCAGTGCAATTTGCCTCTTTGAATACTGGATTGGCTTTGACTAATGGTGATATTGTCGTAATTTAG
- the guaA gene encoding glutamine-hydrolyzing GMP synthase, which yields MIAILDFGSQYSELIARRIRETEVYSEVISYRTTAEQLKKINPKGIILSGGPSSVYDDYAPLCDPEIWQLGIPVLGVCYGMQLMVKQLGGKVERAKRGEYGKASLHIDDPTDLLTNVEQGSTMWMSHGDSCTELPLGFKILAHTDNTSCAAIAEHKQKLFGVQFHPEVIHSEYGTALIRNFVYHICGCEPTWTTKTFVAESIKEIRARVGDKRVLLALSGGVDSSTLAFLLHEAIGDQLTCMFIDQGFMRKGEPERLVEIFDRQFHINVQYVNARDRFLDKLKGVTDPEEKRRLIGHEFIQVFEEESNRLGPFDYLAQGTLYPDVIESADTNVDPKTGERVAVKIKSHHNVGGLPKNLRFKLVEPLRKLFKDEVRKVGRSIGLPEEIVSRHPFPGPGLAIRILGEVTSEKLNILRDADFIVRDEIKKWGMYHDFWQAFAVLLPVRSVGVMGDQRTYAFPIVLRLITSEDGMTADWARPPYDLLETMSNRMVNEVKGVNRVVYDITSKPPGTIEWE from the coding sequence ATGATTGCCATTCTTGATTTCGGTTCTCAATATTCAGAATTAATCGCCCGTCGCATCCGTGAAACTGAAGTTTATTCCGAAGTCATTTCTTATCGTACTACTGCGGAACAATTAAAAAAAATCAATCCAAAAGGTATTATTCTTTCTGGAGGGCCTAGTTCGGTATATGACGATTATGCTCCCCTTTGTGATCCTGAAATTTGGCAATTGGGCATTCCCGTATTAGGTGTATGTTATGGTATGCAGTTGATGGTTAAACAATTGGGCGGTAAGGTGGAAAGGGCAAAAAGAGGTGAATATGGTAAGGCTTCTTTACACATAGATGATCCTACTGATTTGCTTACTAACGTAGAACAAGGATCAACAATGTGGATGAGTCACGGAGATTCTTGTACGGAGCTACCACTAGGTTTTAAAATTCTAGCTCATACTGATAATACATCCTGTGCAGCGATCGCAGAACATAAACAAAAACTTTTTGGAGTTCAATTTCATCCAGAGGTAATTCATTCAGAATATGGTACTGCTTTAATTCGCAATTTTGTCTATCATATATGCGGTTGCGAACCTACATGGACAACGAAGACCTTTGTGGCAGAATCCATTAAAGAAATTCGTGCTAGAGTAGGAGACAAACGGGTATTGTTAGCATTATCAGGTGGTGTAGATTCTTCTACCCTTGCCTTTTTACTTCATGAAGCCATCGGAGATCAGCTTACTTGTATGTTCATTGATCAGGGTTTCATGCGTAAAGGTGAACCAGAAAGACTTGTGGAGATTTTTGATAGGCAATTTCATATCAATGTTCAATATGTTAATGCTCGCGATCGATTTCTTGATAAACTCAAAGGTGTAACAGATCCTGAAGAAAAACGTCGTTTGATCGGTCATGAATTTATCCAAGTATTTGAGGAAGAATCTAACCGTTTAGGTCCTTTTGACTATTTAGCCCAAGGTACATTATACCCTGATGTGATCGAATCTGCTGACACTAATGTTGATCCGAAAACAGGTGAAAGAGTTGCTGTCAAAATCAAGAGTCATCATAATGTCGGTGGTTTACCTAAAAATCTTCGTTTTAAATTAGTTGAACCTCTACGCAAATTATTCAAAGATGAAGTCCGCAAAGTAGGACGATCGATCGGTTTACCAGAAGAAATAGTCTCCCGTCATCCCTTCCCCGGACCCGGTTTAGCTATTCGTATTTTAGGAGAAGTAACATCTGAAAAACTAAACATATTGCGAGATGCAGACTTCATCGTTAGAGACGAAATAAAAAAATGGGGTATGTATCATGATTTTTGGCAAGCATTTGCAGTATTGTTACCGGTTAGAAGTGTTGGTGTGATGGGAGATCAAAGAACTTACGCTTTCCCGATCGTCTTACGTCTTATCACCAGTGAAGATGGTATGACAGCAGATTGGGCAAGACCACCTTATGATTTACTAGAAACTATGTCTAATCGTATGGTTAATGAAGTCAAAGGCGTTAATCGTGTGGTTTATGACATCACATCTAAACCCCCCGGTACGATCGAATGGGAGTAA
- a CDS encoding ATP-binding cassette domain-containing protein, which yields MNNFPSNATVLATNPYIIINNQGEISPCFELTKSQHILGRDPNFADLLVPSDWSVISRCQATIIKVNNDYIIYDGDRNNPSSNKLFINNSLITPNQGYRLNNGDTIRIGQNINVLVMIQFFDPNKSFAIENTGQKSISLKQKSTVLGRDETANLRLIAPTVSRKHAVIDYQSDGKYILHDYSSNGVFVDDIKVDGKINLTSGSIIKIAPYTLVIQGDELLIADNGDNIRLDAENILRVVKDKKGKPITLLNNISLPIEPGQLVALVGGSGAGKSTFMRTLLGIEPTTSGTVYLNGENLRNNFNIYRNQIGYVPQSDIVHRDLRVEEVLRYTAKLRLPNDADIDSIIEKTLVDIEMVERRDVFVKNLSGGQLKRVSIGVELLVDPKLFFLDEPTSGLDPGLDKKMMQLLRKLADQGRTVILVTHATTNINLCDRLVFLGQGGNLCYFGNYQDATKFFDLKTGDFADIYIQLDSKEAVLDTANKFKRSEFYDKYITQKLGTDYQSKATIKPKKVKGNFIQQVLILSQRYYQLIMRDKVNLIISLLTAPIGIFLIDLAIRKQEPFILGEKADPALAPLTQTVIFVFTSAAIWVGLATSLQEIVKEIDIYLRERLVNLNLFAYLKSKIGVLSGLAFLQTVLMVAVILFAFSPPESETISWLAGISITTFLTLFASMSLGLMISATVKNSTQANSALPLLLLPQIIFSGVLFQIEGVAKYLSWSMISRWSVGAYGSLVNINSLVPEVKVLPDGTEIEPPFKITDVYDPDWGNLSLNWKILVLHSLIYLTITWIMQKRKDIL from the coding sequence ATGAATAATTTTCCTAGTAATGCTACTGTTTTAGCTACAAATCCTTATATTATTATTAATAATCAAGGTGAAATTTCTCCTTGTTTTGAGTTAACAAAATCTCAACATATTTTAGGACGAGATCCGAATTTTGCTGATTTATTAGTACCCTCAGATTGGTCTGTTATTAGTCGTTGTCAGGCTACTATTATTAAAGTTAATAATGATTATATTATCTATGATGGCGATCGAAATAATCCCAGTAGTAATAAATTATTTATTAATAATTCTTTAATTACACCTAATCAGGGTTATCGTTTAAATAATGGTGATACTATTAGAATTGGACAAAATATTAATGTTTTAGTAATGATTCAATTTTTTGATCCAAATAAGAGTTTTGCGATCGAAAATACTGGTCAAAAATCAATTTCATTAAAACAAAAATCTACAGTTTTAGGAAGAGATGAAACAGCAAATTTACGATTAATTGCCCCTACTGTTTCTCGTAAACACGCAGTGATAGATTATCAAAGTGACGGTAAATATATTTTACATGACTATAGCAGTAATGGAGTTTTTGTTGATGATATTAAAGTTGATGGTAAAATTAATTTAACTTCAGGATCTATTATTAAAATTGCTCCTTATACCCTCGTCATTCAAGGAGATGAATTATTAATTGCTGATAACGGGGATAATATTCGTTTAGATGCAGAAAATATTTTAAGAGTTGTTAAAGATAAAAAAGGCAAACCTATCACTTTATTAAACAATATTTCTTTACCGATCGAACCTGGACAATTAGTTGCTTTAGTGGGAGGTAGTGGTGCGGGAAAATCAACTTTTATGCGGACTCTATTAGGTATCGAGCCTACAACTTCGGGGACTGTATATTTAAACGGAGAAAACTTAAGAAATAACTTTAATATTTATCGTAATCAAATTGGTTATGTACCTCAATCTGATATTGTTCATCGTGATTTAAGGGTAGAAGAAGTTTTGCGATATACTGCTAAATTAAGACTACCTAATGATGCAGATATTGACTCAATTATTGAAAAAACTTTAGTTGATATTGAAATGGTAGAAAGACGAGATGTTTTTGTAAAAAATTTGAGTGGTGGACAGTTAAAAAGAGTCTCGATCGGGGTAGAATTATTAGTAGATCCAAAGCTATTTTTTCTTGATGAACCTACTTCTGGTTTAGATCCGGGATTGGATAAAAAGATGATGCAATTGTTAAGAAAGTTAGCAGATCAAGGAAGAACAGTGATTCTTGTTACCCATGCTACTACTAATATTAACCTCTGCGATCGATTAGTATTTTTAGGACAAGGCGGAAATTTATGCTATTTTGGCAATTATCAAGATGCTACGAAATTTTTTGACTTAAAAACAGGAGATTTTGCTGATATTTATATACAATTAGATAGTAAAGAAGCTGTTTTAGATACCGCTAATAAATTTAAACGATCGGAATTTTATGATAAATATATAACTCAAAAATTAGGCACAGATTATCAAAGTAAAGCTACCATAAAACCAAAAAAAGTTAAGGGTAATTTTATTCAACAAGTTTTAATTTTATCTCAAAGATATTATCAATTAATTATGAGAGATAAAGTTAATTTAATTATCTCTTTATTAACGGCACCTATTGGCATATTTTTAATTGATTTAGCTATTAGAAAACAAGAACCTTTTATTTTAGGGGAAAAAGCAGATCCAGCTTTAGCACCTTTAACTCAAACTGTGATATTTGTATTCACTTCTGCGGCAATTTGGGTAGGTTTAGCAACATCCTTACAAGAAATAGTAAAAGAAATAGATATTTACTTACGAGAAAGATTAGTTAACCTAAATTTATTCGCTTATTTAAAATCAAAAATAGGCGTATTAAGTGGATTAGCATTTTTACAAACTGTTTTGATGGTAGCAGTTATTTTATTCGCCTTTTCTCCTCCTGAATCCGAGACAATTTCATGGTTAGCAGGGATTAGTATCACCACTTTTCTAACACTTTTTGCCTCCATGTCTCTCGGTTTAATGATTTCTGCCACCGTCAAAAATAGTACCCAAGCCAATAGTGCTTTACCTTTGCTTTTGTTACCACAAATTATCTTCTCAGGAGTTTTATTTCAAATTGAAGGTGTTGCTAAGTATTTGTCGTGGTCGATGATAAGTCGTTGGTCTGTAGGTGCTTATGGTTCATTAGTTAATATCAATAGCCTAGTACCTGAAGTAAAAGTATTACCTGATGGTACAGAAATTGAACCACCTTTCAAAATTACGGATGTTTATGATCCTGACTGGGGTAATTTAAGTTTAAACTGGAAAATCTTAGTATTACACAGTCTTATCTATTTAACCATTACATGGATTATGCAAAAAAGAAAAGACATTCTTTAA
- the msrA gene encoding peptide-methionine (S)-S-oxide reductase MsrA — MFLFGLGDKKLTLPTKEEALPGRSTKMPIPKQHYVNGNPMSPPYPETMQMAMFGMGCFWGAERKFWQLPKGIYITAVGYCAGLTPNPSYEEVCSGRTGHNEVVLVVFDPNTISYENLLKVFWENHDPTQGMRQGNDKGTQYRSGIYTYSDEQQTLAEKSKQMYQLELKKAGYDEITTEIIPAPEFYFAEGYHQQYLAKNPNGYCGLGGTKVSCPSFNLN, encoded by the coding sequence ATGTTTTTATTCGGACTCGGCGATAAAAAATTAACTTTACCTACCAAAGAAGAAGCGTTACCCGGCAGAAGTACAAAAATGCCTATTCCTAAGCAACATTATGTCAACGGTAATCCCATGAGTCCTCCTTATCCTGAGACTATGCAAATGGCAATGTTTGGCATGGGGTGTTTTTGGGGTGCTGAACGTAAATTCTGGCAGTTACCAAAAGGCATTTATATAACGGCTGTGGGCTATTGTGCCGGTTTAACTCCAAATCCAAGCTATGAAGAGGTTTGTAGCGGTAGAACGGGTCATAATGAAGTGGTATTGGTGGTTTTTGATCCTAATACCATATCTTATGAAAATCTCTTAAAAGTATTTTGGGAAAATCATGATCCGACTCAGGGGATGCGTCAAGGGAATGATAAAGGAACTCAGTATCGATCGGGTATTTATACTTATTCTGATGAGCAACAAACTTTGGCAGAAAAATCTAAACAGATGTACCAATTAGAGCTAAAAAAAGCAGGTTATGATGAAATTACAACAGAAATCATCCCTGCACCTGAATTTTATTTTGCAGAAGGTTATCATCAACAATATTTAGCTAAAAATCCTAATGGTTATTGCGGTTTAGGAGGAACAAAAGTTTCTTGTCCTTCTTTTAATCTTAACTAA
- a CDS encoding Uma2 family endonuclease — translation MKALRFPTLKFSTEDYHQMIHFGILKEDYFIELIKGEIFEMSPVGFKHASCVNKLNQLLSIKLGEQVIISVQNPIKLNNNSEPQPDLVLLKPREDFYAFNHPNPDDIFLLIEVADTSIDYDRNIKLPLYAESKIQEVWLIDLNQNFLEIYQNPQKNYYQNIQKLSPENTVNLNNPTEIKIDLQKLF, via the coding sequence ATGAAGGCATTAAGATTCCCTACTCTAAAATTTTCTACTGAAGATTATCACCAAATGATCCATTTTGGTATTTTAAAAGAAGATTACTTTATTGAGTTAATTAAAGGAGAAATATTTGAAATGTCACCAGTAGGATTTAAACACGCTTCTTGTGTTAACAAATTAAATCAATTATTAAGTATAAAATTGGGAGAGCAAGTAATTATAAGTGTTCAAAATCCAATAAAATTAAATAATAATTCTGAGCCACAACCTGATCTAGTTTTACTCAAACCGAGGGAAGATTTTTACGCTTTTAACCATCCCAATCCTGATGATATTTTTTTATTAATAGAAGTAGCGGATACCAGTATTGATTACGATCGAAATATTAAATTACCTCTTTATGCTGAAAGTAAAATTCAAGAAGTATGGTTAATTGACTTAAATCAAAACTTTTTAGAAATATATCAAAATCCTCAGAAAAATTATTATCAAAATATACAAAAACTTTCCCCTGAAAATACTGTTAACTTGAATAATCCTACTGAAATAAAAATTGATCTTCAAAAATTATTTTAA